A stretch of the Amycolatopsis sp. BJA-103 genome encodes the following:
- a CDS encoding aldehyde dehydrogenase family protein, with amino-acid sequence MGIFEYAPAPESRDLANLKPHYRPFVNGEFVDGSGEPLKTINPATEEVLAEVGTASVSDVDTAVKAARKAYTGVWSKMPGSERAKYLFRIARLIQERSRELAVLESLDNGKPIKESRDSDVPTAAAHFFYHAGWADKLDYAGYGPNPRPLGVAGQVIPWNFPLLMLAWKIAPALATGNTVVLKPAETTPLTALVFAEICQQAELPPGVVNILPGAGDIGAALVGHGDVNKVAFTGSTDVGKAIQRQVAGTSKKLTLELGGKAANIVFDDAALDQAVEGIVNGIFFNQGHVCCAGSRLLVQESIAEELLEKLRYRVSTLRLGDPLDKNTDIGAINSAEQLAKIKGLVESGDAEGAQRWTSPCPVPERGFFFAPTVFSDVQQSMRIAREEIFGPVLSVLTFRTPDEAVTKANNTPYGLSAGIWTEKGSRILWMANQLRAGVVWANTFNRFDPAAPFGGYQESGFGREGGRAGLEAYLDV; translated from the coding sequence ATGGGCATCTTCGAGTACGCGCCCGCGCCCGAATCGCGCGACCTCGCGAACCTCAAACCGCACTACCGGCCGTTCGTCAACGGCGAGTTCGTCGACGGCTCCGGTGAGCCGCTCAAGACGATCAACCCGGCCACCGAAGAGGTGCTCGCCGAGGTCGGCACCGCGTCGGTGTCCGATGTGGACACCGCGGTCAAGGCCGCGCGCAAGGCGTACACAGGCGTCTGGTCCAAGATGCCGGGCTCCGAACGCGCCAAGTACCTGTTCCGCATCGCGCGCCTGATCCAGGAGCGCTCGCGGGAGCTGGCGGTGCTGGAGAGTCTCGACAACGGCAAGCCGATCAAGGAATCGCGCGATTCCGACGTGCCGACGGCCGCCGCGCACTTCTTCTACCACGCGGGCTGGGCCGACAAGCTCGACTACGCGGGCTACGGCCCGAACCCGCGGCCGCTCGGCGTCGCGGGCCAGGTCATCCCGTGGAACTTCCCGCTGCTGATGCTGGCGTGGAAGATCGCGCCCGCGCTGGCCACCGGCAACACCGTGGTGCTCAAGCCCGCGGAGACCACGCCGCTGACCGCGCTCGTGTTCGCCGAGATCTGCCAGCAGGCCGAACTCCCGCCCGGCGTGGTCAACATCCTGCCCGGCGCCGGGGACATCGGTGCCGCGCTGGTGGGCCACGGCGACGTCAACAAGGTCGCCTTCACCGGATCCACCGACGTCGGCAAGGCCATTCAGCGCCAGGTCGCGGGCACGTCGAAGAAGCTCACGCTGGAACTGGGCGGCAAGGCCGCGAACATCGTCTTCGACGACGCCGCGCTCGACCAGGCCGTCGAGGGGATCGTCAACGGGATCTTCTTCAACCAGGGCCACGTCTGCTGCGCGGGCTCACGTCTGCTGGTGCAGGAGTCCATCGCCGAGGAGCTGCTCGAAAAGCTCCGCTACCGCGTCTCGACGCTGCGGCTGGGCGACCCGCTGGACAAGAACACCGACATCGGCGCGATCAACTCCGCCGAACAGCTCGCGAAGATCAAGGGCCTGGTGGAATCCGGCGACGCCGAGGGCGCGCAGCGCTGGACCAGCCCGTGCCCGGTGCCGGAACGCGGTTTCTTCTTCGCTCCCACGGTGTTCTCGGATGTCCAGCAGTCGATGCGCATCGCCCGTGAAGAGATCTTCGGGCCGGTGCTTTCGGTGCTGACCTTCCGCACGCCGGACGAGGCCGTGACGAAGGCGAACAACACGCCGTACGGGCTCTCCGCCGGTATCTGGACCGAGAAGGGCTCGCGCATCCTGTGGATGGCGAACCAGCTCCGCGCCGGCGTCGTCTGGGCCAACACGTTCAACCGCTTCGATCCCGCCGCGCCGTTCGGCGGCTACCAGGAGTCGGGTTTCGGCCGCGAAGGCGGACGCGCCGGACTGGAGGCCTACCTCGATGTCTGA
- a CDS encoding zinc-dependent alcohol dehydrogenase family protein, whose product MRAAIVDKPGEIRVGEVPDPKPGDRQVVVKVGACGICGTDLHIADGHFPPTPYPIVPGHEFAGEIVELGADVPGGWKVGDRVAVDPSLFCGYCKPCRSGRGNLCENWNATGDTVNGAFAEYVAVPSANCYRMPDTMTWEQGALVEPVSCAVHGVRRIGVEAGERFLVVGAGTMGLIMQQLLQRAGAHVTVVDRNTSRLGRAKDLGAVAVAGDVKDLDDEKFDAAADCTGAAPAIEAAFDSLQRGGRLLVFGVAPAEARVALSPFRIYNDEITVVGSMAVMNSFGTALDLVADGAVDTGALLTDTLPLEQYPDALALMRSGAGLKVQVLPGGESA is encoded by the coding sequence ATGCGTGCCGCGATCGTGGACAAGCCCGGTGAGATCAGGGTCGGCGAGGTACCCGATCCCAAACCGGGGGATCGCCAGGTCGTCGTCAAGGTCGGCGCCTGCGGGATCTGCGGGACCGATCTCCACATCGCCGACGGGCATTTCCCGCCGACGCCCTATCCGATCGTCCCCGGCCACGAGTTCGCCGGCGAGATCGTCGAACTCGGCGCCGACGTGCCGGGTGGCTGGAAGGTCGGCGACCGGGTGGCCGTCGACCCGTCCTTGTTCTGCGGCTACTGCAAACCCTGCCGGTCCGGCCGCGGCAACCTCTGCGAGAACTGGAATGCGACCGGCGACACCGTGAACGGCGCTTTCGCCGAGTACGTCGCCGTTCCGTCGGCGAACTGCTATCGCATGCCGGACACGATGACCTGGGAACAGGGCGCGCTCGTCGAGCCGGTTTCCTGCGCGGTCCACGGCGTGCGCCGGATCGGTGTCGAGGCGGGGGAGCGGTTCCTCGTCGTCGGCGCGGGCACGATGGGCCTGATCATGCAGCAGTTGCTGCAGCGTGCGGGCGCCCACGTGACGGTGGTCGACCGCAACACCTCCCGCCTCGGCCGTGCCAAGGACCTCGGCGCTGTCGCGGTCGCCGGTGACGTGAAGGATCTGGACGACGAGAAGTTCGACGCCGCCGCGGACTGCACCGGCGCCGCGCCCGCCATCGAAGCCGCCTTCGACTCCCTCCAGCGCGGTGGCCGCTTGCTGGTCTTCGGGGTCGCGCCCGCCGAAGCACGCGTCGCGCTTTCGCCGTTCCGGATCTACAACGACGAAATCACCGTCGTCGGCTCGATGGCCGTCATGAACAGCTTCGGCACCGCGCTCGATCTGGTCGCCGACGGCGCCGTCGACACCGGCGCGCTGCTCACCGACACGCTGCCGCTGGAGCAGTACCCCGACGCGCTCGCCCTCATGCGCAGCGGCGCCGGCCTGAAGGTGCAGGTCTTACCGGGAGGCGAAAGTGCGTAA
- a CDS encoding cytochrome P450 produces the protein MTDVEETTATLPLVRKCPFSPPPEYEALRTENPVSRVGLPSGQTAWALTRLEDIREMLSSPHFSSDRLDPAFPMMVARQIRREDKPFRPSLISMDPPEHSRARRDVVGEFTVKRMKALQPRIQQIVDEHLDALLAGPKPADLVQALSLPVPSLVICELLGVPYSDHEFFQARSSKMLSREVSPEDRQAAFEQLENYLDELVTRKEANATEDDLLGRQILKQREAGEGDHDELVSLAFLLLIAGHETTANMISLGTVTLLENPEQLAKVKADPDKTLPAIEELLRVFTIAETATSRFATADVEIGGTLIRAGEGVVGLSNAGNHDPDGFENPDAFDIERGARHHVAFGFGVHQCLGQNLARMELQIVFDTLFKRIPGIRIAVPVDELQFKHDSTIYGLHALPVTW, from the coding sequence ATGACTGACGTCGAGGAAACCACCGCGACCTTGCCGCTAGTACGTAAATGCCCGTTTTCGCCGCCTCCGGAATACGAGGCGCTTCGCACGGAAAATCCGGTTTCCCGAGTCGGTCTGCCGTCAGGCCAAACGGCGTGGGCGCTCACCCGGCTCGAAGACATCCGCGAAATGCTGAGCAGCCCGCACTTCAGTTCCGACCGGCTGGATCCGGCGTTCCCGATGATGGTCGCGCGCCAGATCCGGCGCGAGGACAAGCCGTTCCGCCCGTCCCTCATCTCGATGGACCCGCCGGAGCACAGCCGGGCCCGGCGCGACGTCGTCGGGGAATTCACGGTCAAGCGGATGAAGGCACTGCAGCCGCGAATCCAGCAGATCGTCGACGAACACCTCGACGCCCTGCTCGCGGGCCCCAAACCCGCCGATCTGGTCCAGGCGCTTTCGCTTCCGGTTCCGTCGCTGGTCATCTGCGAACTGCTCGGTGTCCCCTATTCGGACCACGAGTTCTTCCAGGCCCGCAGTTCCAAGATGCTCAGCCGGGAGGTCAGCCCGGAAGACCGGCAGGCGGCGTTCGAGCAACTCGAGAACTATCTCGACGAACTCGTCACCAGGAAAGAAGCGAACGCCACCGAGGACGACCTTCTCGGCCGCCAGATCCTGAAGCAGCGGGAAGCAGGTGAAGGCGACCACGACGAACTCGTCAGCCTGGCGTTCCTGCTGCTCATCGCCGGTCACGAGACGACGGCGAACATGATTTCGCTCGGCACGGTGACCCTGCTGGAGAACCCCGAACAGCTGGCGAAGGTCAAGGCGGACCCGGACAAGACCCTCCCCGCGATCGAGGAGCTCCTGAGGGTCTTCACCATCGCCGAGACGGCGACCTCACGCTTCGCCACGGCGGACGTCGAGATCGGCGGCACGCTCATCCGCGCAGGTGAAGGCGTCGTCGGCTTGAGCAACGCGGGCAACCACGACCCGGACGGGTTCGAGAACCCCGACGCCTTCGACATCGAACGCGGCGCGCGGCACCACGTCGCGTTCGGGTTCGGCGTGCACCAGTGCCTCGGCCAGAACCTCGCGCGGATGGAACTCCAGATTGTTTTCGATACGCTGTTCAAGCGTATTCCGGGCATCCGGATCGCCGTTCCGGTCGACGAACTGCAGTTCAAGCACGATTCGACGATCTACGGCCTCCACGCCCTTCCGGTCACCTGGTAG
- a CDS encoding carbohydrate ABC transporter permease — translation MSTISAPARTEPAHTKKAPPKRGTDTPFKRRLPLLPALLFVVAVTQLPFVLTVFYSFQSWNLVRPGSRHFVGLQNYIDVFADSTFLGALLNTVVLTVVCVFFSLLLGLGLAILLDRKFLGRGVVRTLLITPFLILPAAGALLWKTTMFDPTYGLLHFVFGTDVDWLSEFPLAAVMAQVVWQWTPFMMLLILAGLQSQPKDVLEAASVDGAGRWRTFTAITLPHLSRFLQLATLLGAIYIVNSFDAIFLMTQGGPGTASTNLPFYIYQRAFQGFDIGQSSAMGVIVVILTMIVATFALRLMFRTFSVQGGAK, via the coding sequence ATGTCCACGATCTCCGCTCCTGCCCGCACCGAACCCGCCCACACCAAGAAGGCGCCGCCGAAACGCGGCACCGATACGCCGTTCAAACGACGGCTTCCGTTGTTGCCCGCTCTGCTGTTCGTCGTCGCGGTGACGCAGTTGCCGTTCGTGCTGACGGTGTTCTACTCGTTCCAGTCGTGGAACCTGGTGCGGCCGGGTTCGCGGCATTTCGTCGGCCTGCAGAACTACATCGACGTCTTCGCGGACTCGACGTTCCTCGGGGCGCTGCTGAACACCGTCGTGCTGACGGTCGTCTGCGTCTTCTTCTCCCTGTTGCTCGGACTGGGGCTCGCGATCCTGCTGGACCGCAAGTTCCTCGGCCGCGGCGTGGTCCGGACGCTGCTGATCACGCCGTTCCTGATCCTGCCCGCGGCGGGCGCGCTGCTGTGGAAGACGACGATGTTCGACCCGACCTACGGGTTGCTGCACTTCGTGTTCGGCACGGACGTCGACTGGCTTTCGGAGTTCCCGCTCGCGGCGGTGATGGCCCAGGTCGTCTGGCAGTGGACGCCGTTCATGATGCTGCTGATCCTGGCCGGGCTGCAGAGCCAGCCGAAGGACGTCCTGGAGGCCGCGTCGGTCGACGGCGCCGGCCGCTGGCGGACGTTCACCGCGATCACGTTGCCGCATCTGAGCAGGTTCCTGCAGCTGGCGACGTTGCTGGGCGCGATCTACATCGTGAACAGCTTCGACGCGATCTTCCTGATGACGCAGGGCGGTCCGGGTACGGCGAGCACGAACCTGCCCTTCTACATCTACCAACGGGCGTTCCAAGGTTTCGACATCGGGCAGTCGTCCGCGATGGGCGTGATCGTCGTGATCCTGACGATGATCGTCGCGACCTTCGCGCTGCGGCTGATGTTCCGCACGTTCTCGGTGCAGGGAGGCGCGAAATGA
- a CDS encoding ABC transporter substrate-binding protein, which yields MRKAVALLAVLSLALTGCAGAGALGTGDRTLVVGIVANPQMKDAIELSGEFEKANPGVTLKFVSLPENQARAKITASTATEGGEFDVVMISNYEAPQWAANGWLENLEPHIAANPAYDSADFIPSIKESLSHNGSMYAVPFYGESSFLAYRKDLFEQAGITMPAKPTWSQIAEYAAKLDDKSKGLAGICLRGKPGWGESLAPFTTVANTFGAQWFDEDWNAKLTSPEFKAAAEFYVNLVRNHGEVGASSAGFSECGTRYTQGQAAMWYDATVMAGTNEDPSASKVVGKSGYAPAPVEKTQASGWLYTWALAIPKVAKDKDAAFKFMAWMTDKAYVQRVAKEFGDWNRVPPGVRKSTYDIPQYREAAKAYAQPTLDGIADANQQKAMANPVPYPGIQFVGIPEFQDLGTRVSQQLSAAIAGQITVDEALKQSQEYAQTVGKSYQEAQ from the coding sequence GTGCGTAAAGCAGTCGCTCTGCTCGCTGTTCTCTCGCTGGCCCTCACCGGTTGCGCCGGTGCGGGCGCGCTCGGGACCGGTGACCGGACGCTCGTGGTCGGGATCGTCGCGAACCCGCAGATGAAGGACGCCATCGAGCTTTCCGGCGAGTTCGAGAAGGCGAATCCCGGCGTCACCCTCAAGTTCGTGTCGCTGCCCGAAAACCAGGCACGCGCGAAGATCACCGCGTCGACGGCCACCGAGGGCGGCGAATTCGACGTCGTCATGATCAGCAACTACGAAGCCCCGCAGTGGGCGGCGAACGGCTGGCTCGAAAACCTCGAGCCGCATATCGCGGCGAACCCCGCCTACGACTCGGCCGACTTCATCCCGAGCATCAAGGAATCCTTGTCGCACAACGGATCGATGTACGCCGTGCCGTTCTACGGCGAGTCGTCGTTCCTGGCCTACCGGAAGGACCTGTTCGAGCAGGCCGGGATCACCATGCCCGCCAAGCCGACGTGGTCGCAGATCGCCGAGTACGCCGCGAAACTCGACGACAAGTCGAAGGGGCTCGCCGGGATCTGCCTGCGTGGCAAGCCGGGCTGGGGCGAGAGCCTCGCGCCGTTCACCACGGTCGCCAACACCTTCGGCGCGCAGTGGTTCGACGAGGACTGGAACGCCAAGCTGACCAGCCCCGAGTTCAAGGCGGCCGCCGAGTTCTACGTGAACCTCGTGCGGAACCACGGCGAGGTCGGCGCGTCGAGCGCGGGCTTCTCCGAATGCGGCACGCGGTACACCCAGGGCCAGGCCGCGATGTGGTACGACGCCACGGTCATGGCGGGCACGAACGAGGACCCGTCGGCGAGCAAGGTCGTCGGGAAGTCCGGGTACGCCCCGGCGCCGGTGGAGAAGACGCAGGCGAGCGGCTGGCTCTACACGTGGGCGCTGGCGATCCCGAAGGTCGCCAAGGACAAGGACGCCGCCTTCAAGTTCATGGCCTGGATGACCGACAAGGCCTACGTGCAGCGGGTCGCCAAGGAGTTCGGCGACTGGAACCGCGTCCCGCCGGGCGTGCGGAAGTCGACCTACGACATCCCGCAGTATCGCGAGGCCGCCAAGGCCTACGCGCAGCCGACGCTGGACGGGATCGCGGACGCGAACCAGCAGAAGGCGATGGCGAATCCGGTGCCCTACCCCGGGATCCAGTTCGTCGGCATCCCCGAGTTCCAGGATCTCGGCACTCGCGTCAGTCAGCAGCTTTCGGCGGCGATCGCGGGCCAGATCACCGTGGACGAGGCGCTGAAGCAGTCCCAGGAATACGCGCAGACCGTCGGCAAGTCGTATCAGGAGGCGCAGTGA
- a CDS encoding ferredoxin produces MKIIADTGKCVGAGQCVLTDPDLFDQSEDDGTVIVLTPEPEGDEAEENARTAVHICPGQALSLA; encoded by the coding sequence ATGAAGATCATCGCGGACACGGGCAAGTGCGTGGGCGCGGGCCAGTGCGTGCTCACCGACCCCGACCTGTTCGACCAGAGCGAGGACGACGGGACGGTCATCGTGCTGACCCCGGAGCCTGAAGGGGACGAGGCGGAAGAGAACGCACGCACGGCCGTGCACATCTGCCCCGGTCAGGCATTGTCACTCGCGTAA
- a CDS encoding winged helix-turn-helix transcriptional regulator, with product MNDVFLADCRARLAFDLMANTWNPVVLWALRDGALRPAELRRRLGGISTKVLTETVRRLEFNGLVSRRDCGRTAKVEYALTDLGTTLLAPIEAFGEWAFRHGDEVMAAQDEAAKRVGEPRPA from the coding sequence ATGAACGACGTCTTCCTCGCCGATTGCCGTGCCCGGCTGGCCTTCGACCTGATGGCGAACACGTGGAATCCCGTCGTCCTCTGGGCCCTGCGGGACGGCGCGCTCCGCCCGGCCGAGCTGCGGCGACGGCTCGGCGGGATCAGTACGAAGGTGCTCACGGAGACTGTCCGGCGGCTGGAGTTCAACGGCCTGGTCAGCAGGCGTGACTGTGGCCGGACGGCGAAGGTCGAGTACGCGCTGACGGACCTCGGGACCACCTTGCTGGCGCCCATCGAGGCCTTCGGGGAGTGGGCCTTCCGTCACGGTGACGAGGTGATGGCGGCGCAGGACGAGGCGGCTAAGCGGGTGGGCGAGCCTCGGCCAGCTTGA
- a CDS encoding carbohydrate ABC transporter permease: MKGRFGAGALTVATWVIAILFVFPLLWMILTAFKQEADAYTDPPRLFFTPTLDQFAGVLERGFLPYLSNSAFVTVVSTIFVLLLGIPAAYALSLAPVKGTSNALGFFLSTKMLPIVAAIIPLYVISQNTQLLDNVWALIILYTSMNLPLAIWMMRSFFLEVPHEMIEAGRIDGATLPVLLRKIIMPVVAPGVAATALICVIFSWTEFFYSVNLTAARAGTVPVFLVGFITSEGLYWAQLSAAALLASLPVMIVGWIAQNHLVRGLSMGAVK, translated from the coding sequence ATGAAAGGCCGGTTCGGCGCGGGCGCGCTGACGGTCGCGACCTGGGTGATCGCGATCCTGTTCGTGTTCCCGCTGCTGTGGATGATCCTGACGGCCTTCAAACAGGAGGCCGACGCCTACACCGATCCGCCGCGGCTGTTCTTCACGCCGACGCTCGACCAGTTCGCCGGGGTGCTCGAACGAGGATTCCTGCCGTACCTGTCGAATTCGGCGTTCGTCACCGTCGTTTCGACGATTTTCGTACTTCTACTGGGAATCCCGGCGGCGTACGCGCTGTCGCTGGCGCCGGTGAAGGGGACGAGCAACGCGCTCGGTTTCTTCCTGTCGACGAAGATGCTGCCGATCGTGGCGGCGATCATCCCGCTGTACGTGATCTCGCAGAACACCCAGCTGCTGGACAACGTGTGGGCGCTGATCATCCTGTACACGTCGATGAACCTGCCGCTGGCCATCTGGATGATGCGGTCGTTCTTCCTCGAAGTGCCGCACGAGATGATCGAAGCGGGCCGGATCGACGGCGCGACCCTGCCGGTGCTGTTGCGGAAGATCATCATGCCGGTCGTCGCGCCCGGGGTGGCCGCGACCGCGCTGATCTGCGTGATCTTCTCGTGGACCGAGTTCTTCTACTCGGTCAACCTCACCGCCGCGCGGGCCGGGACCGTGCCGGTGTTCCTGGTCGGGTTCATCACCAGCGAGGGGTTGTACTGGGCGCAGCTGTCCGCGGCCGCCCTGCTCGCGTCACTGCCGGTGATGATCGTCGGCTGGATCGCGCAGAACCACCTCGTCCGCGGCCTTTCGATGGGCGCGGTCAAGTAA
- a CDS encoding sugar-binding transcriptional regulator, protein MSGKKQRPGLVESLRLAAVARRFYEQGASKLEIADEFGISRFKVARMLDTARESGIVKVEFRLPAPVDLVLSEEIRAAYRLDRVLVLERAPEPESREVARRKIGTLAARLLTEIITPGDVLGLSWARSVNAMTEAIQSLPKCPVVQLCGVQAGMDMRDRSVETVSRVASVSGGQAYPIFGPLVLPDRRTTETLRRQPGIAETFGQFKNLTKAVVSIGAWKPEESTVYDALDETERSAIAKRGAKAEVSARLFDADGTPMSTGLAHHVLAISAEELLAVPEVIALGYTEPKAEAIDAVLRSGMVSTLITDAAAAVPLLKLAEARPPA, encoded by the coding sequence ATGAGCGGTAAGAAGCAGAGGCCCGGCCTGGTGGAGTCACTGCGCCTGGCCGCGGTGGCGCGGCGGTTCTACGAGCAGGGCGCCTCGAAACTCGAGATCGCCGACGAGTTCGGCATCAGCCGGTTCAAAGTCGCCCGGATGCTCGACACGGCCAGGGAGAGCGGCATCGTCAAGGTCGAGTTCCGGTTGCCGGCGCCGGTCGATCTCGTGCTGTCCGAAGAGATTCGCGCCGCGTACCGGCTGGACCGGGTGCTCGTGCTCGAACGAGCACCGGAACCGGAATCGCGCGAAGTGGCCCGGCGGAAGATCGGCACGCTCGCGGCCCGGCTCCTGACCGAGATCATCACTCCCGGCGACGTTCTCGGCCTGTCGTGGGCACGTTCCGTGAACGCGATGACCGAAGCGATCCAGTCGCTGCCGAAATGCCCGGTCGTGCAACTGTGCGGGGTGCAGGCGGGAATGGACATGCGGGACCGTTCGGTGGAGACGGTCAGCCGGGTCGCGTCGGTCTCCGGCGGGCAGGCGTACCCGATCTTCGGACCGCTCGTCCTCCCCGACCGCCGCACCACCGAGACGCTGCGCAGGCAGCCGGGGATCGCGGAAACCTTCGGGCAGTTCAAGAACCTGACCAAGGCCGTCGTCAGCATCGGCGCGTGGAAGCCCGAGGAATCGACGGTTTACGACGCGCTCGACGAAACGGAGCGGAGCGCCATAGCGAAACGAGGTGCCAAAGCGGAGGTTTCCGCGCGCCTGTTCGACGCCGACGGGACACCGATGTCGACCGGGCTGGCCCACCACGTGCTGGCAATAAGCGCCGAAGAACTCCTGGCGGTCCCCGAGGTGATCGCGCTGGGCTACACGGAGCCGAAGGCCGAAGCGATAGACGCCGTCCTGCGCTCCGGCATGGTCTCGACGCTGATCACCGACGCCGCCGCGGCCGTCCCGCTCCTCAAGCTGGCCGAGGCTCGCCCACCCGCTTAG
- a CDS encoding aldehyde dehydrogenase family protein, with protein MSDRISVAKTYKLYIGGKFPRSESGRVYPVTDSKGKFLANASHASRKDVRDAVSAARKAFGGWSSATAYNRGQVLYRVAEMLEGRREQFVAEVSASEGVAAKKAQSLVDASIDRWVWYAGWTDKIATVLGAANPVAGPYFSFTVPEPTGVVGVLAPQQSSLLGLVSVLAPVLATGSTAVVVSSADRPLPAITLSEVLATSDLPGGVANILTGRASELGSWLASHGDVNALDPTGAEPSARADLARDAAGTVKRVLTVPDTEPDWTADADMARLRRYLEAKTVWHPLGV; from the coding sequence ATGTCTGACCGTATTTCGGTGGCGAAGACCTACAAGCTCTACATCGGCGGCAAGTTCCCGCGTTCGGAGTCGGGCCGGGTGTACCCGGTCACCGACAGCAAGGGCAAGTTCCTGGCGAACGCCTCGCACGCGTCCCGCAAGGACGTCCGTGACGCGGTTTCGGCCGCCCGCAAGGCTTTCGGCGGCTGGTCGTCGGCGACGGCGTACAACCGCGGCCAGGTGCTGTACCGGGTGGCGGAGATGCTGGAAGGCCGTCGCGAACAGTTCGTCGCGGAGGTTTCCGCGTCCGAGGGCGTGGCGGCGAAGAAGGCTCAGTCCCTTGTGGACGCCTCGATCGACCGCTGGGTCTGGTACGCGGGCTGGACGGACAAGATCGCGACCGTACTCGGCGCGGCCAACCCCGTCGCGGGCCCTTACTTCTCCTTCACCGTGCCCGAGCCGACCGGCGTCGTCGGCGTGCTCGCGCCGCAGCAGTCGTCGCTGCTGGGCCTGGTGAGCGTGCTGGCCCCGGTGCTGGCCACCGGCTCGACCGCGGTGGTCGTCTCCAGCGCGGACCGGCCGCTGCCCGCGATCACGCTTTCGGAGGTCCTGGCGACGTCCGACCTGCCCGGCGGGGTCGCGAACATTCTGACCGGACGGGCGTCGGAGCTGGGTTCGTGGCTCGCCTCGCACGGCGACGTCAACGCCCTCGACCCGACCGGCGCGGAGCCGTCCGCGCGGGCGGACCTGGCGCGCGACGCCGCGGGCACCGTCAAGCGCGTCCTGACCGTGCCGGACACCGAACCGGACTGGACGGCCGACGCCGACATGGCGCGGCTGCGCCGGTACCTGGAGGCGAAGACCGTCTGGCATCCGCTGGGCGTCTGA
- a CDS encoding TetR/AcrR family transcriptional regulator: MTADPETRLRADARRNRDQILAAARTIFAAQGAEVPMEEIARSAGVGVGTLYRRFPDRDALIRAVAVDNFDRVLRDAKAAKDQESSDWDALIRLLHQSMELQLSIQLAMVSPRALVILTSDPAIKALRDELLLVMEAFVRGAQAEGRLRPDVATGDVAILFATVLRQMPGKGEEIARMATRRCIGIMIDGLRADGSNEPLPGRVLTGADLDP, encoded by the coding sequence ATGACTGCCGACCCCGAGACCCGCTTGCGCGCCGACGCGCGCCGGAACCGGGATCAGATCCTGGCCGCCGCGAGAACGATCTTCGCCGCCCAGGGCGCCGAGGTCCCGATGGAGGAGATCGCGCGCTCGGCGGGTGTCGGCGTCGGCACTCTTTACCGGCGTTTCCCGGACCGGGACGCGCTGATCCGCGCGGTCGCCGTCGACAACTTCGATCGGGTGCTCAGGGACGCGAAGGCCGCGAAGGACCAGGAGTCCTCTGACTGGGACGCCCTGATCCGGCTGCTGCACCAGTCGATGGAACTGCAGTTGAGCATTCAGCTCGCGATGGTGTCGCCCCGCGCGCTGGTGATCCTCACGAGCGACCCCGCGATCAAGGCCCTGCGTGACGAGTTGCTCCTGGTGATGGAGGCCTTCGTGCGGGGAGCGCAGGCGGAGGGACGGCTCCGGCCGGACGTCGCGACCGGCGACGTGGCGATCCTGTTCGCGACCGTGCTGCGGCAGATGCCGGGCAAGGGCGAGGAAATCGCGCGGATGGCGACCCGGCGCTGCATCGGGATCATGATCGACGGGCTGCGGGCCGACGGCTCGAACGAGCCGCTTCCGGGCCGGGTGCTGACCGGCGCCGACCTGGACCCCTAG